One Desulfomicrobium apsheronum genomic region harbors:
- a CDS encoding ComEA family DNA-binding protein: protein MKKFLHVMICVLLLGFFAAPGFAQDLVNINTATVQELTSLPGIGPVTAAKIVEYREAHPFATVEEIQEVKGIGPAKYETIKDRVTVGQTKEAKE, encoded by the coding sequence ATGAAGAAATTTTTGCATGTGATGATCTGCGTTTTGCTGCTGGGCTTTTTTGCCGCTCCGGGCTTTGCGCAGGACCTGGTCAACATCAACACCGCGACCGTACAGGAACTCACGAGCCTGCCCGGAATCGGGCCGGTGACCGCCGCCAAGATCGTTGAGTACCGGGAAGCCCACCCTTTCGCCACGGTGGAGGAGATTCAGGAAGTGAAGGGCATTGGCCCGGCCAAGTACGAGACCATCAAGGATCGTGTCACCGTAGGCCAAACGAAGGAGGCAAAAGAGTAG
- a CDS encoding winged helix-turn-helix domain-containing protein, which translates to MLSELFSSKTRIQLLLKLFLNPDVSCYLRELATEFAVSPNAVKEELDSLTEAGYLEKNKQGRSLFFRANTKHPIFPELHSIVKKSLGIDRVVEDVRRDLGDVHAVYILDDYALGKDSGLIDLLIVGEVKADRLGEYVRLTEGKIRRKLRVMVIGEDEFEDSKKTFLGRPHWKVV; encoded by the coding sequence ATGCTTTCGGAACTATTTTCATCTAAAACGCGCATTCAATTGCTGCTCAAGCTGTTCCTCAATCCTGATGTATCCTGCTATCTCAGGGAGTTGGCAACGGAATTCGCCGTCTCTCCCAATGCCGTCAAGGAAGAACTCGATAGCCTGACCGAAGCCGGCTATCTGGAAAAAAACAAACAGGGCCGTTCCCTTTTTTTTCGCGCCAACACCAAGCACCCCATTTTTCCCGAACTGCACTCCATCGTCAAAAAGAGCCTCGGCATCGACCGGGTGGTCGAAGACGTCCGCCGGGACCTTGGCGACGTGCATGCGGTCTACATCCTTGACGACTACGCCCTGGGCAAGGACTCCGGCCTCATCGACCTTTTGATCGTCGGCGAGGTCAAGGCAGACAGGCTGGGCGAGTATGTGCGCTTGACCGAAGGCAAGATCCGAAGAAAGCTGAGAGTGATGGTGATTGGGGAGGATGAATTCGAGGATTCGAAGAAGACTTTTTTGGGGCGGCCGCATTGGAAGGTGGTTTAA
- a CDS encoding HEPN domain-containing protein, producing MGSKSDFWLISAENDWEVAGHLFEKGDYSYALFFGHLTLEKMLKAYFVLIHGGTPPLTHRLVFLAEKSGLALTCEQQELLETVTDFNLEARYPDEKFSFKKRCTREFALHYLDFIREMKAWIAKKIA from the coding sequence ATGGGGAGCAAGTCTGATTTCTGGCTGATATCCGCTGAAAATGATTGGGAAGTTGCTGGTCATCTTTTTGAAAAAGGCGACTATTCCTACGCTCTGTTTTTCGGACATTTGACTTTGGAAAAGATGTTGAAGGCTTATTTTGTTCTGATCCATGGTGGAACACCACCGTTAACGCACAGACTTGTCTTTCTGGCCGAGAAGAGCGGGTTGGCTCTGACCTGCGAGCAGCAGGAATTGCTTGAGACTGTGACCGATTTCAATCTTGAAGCTCGGTATCCAGATGAGAAGTTTTCCTTCAAAAAGAGATGCACGCGTGAATTTGCGCTTCACTATCTGGATTTTATCAGGGAGATGAAAGCATGGATTGCCAAAAAGATTGCATAA
- a CDS encoding nucleotidyltransferase domain-containing protein — protein sequence MDCQKDCIIQDVRKYIAVLRENGISVDKALLFGSWARGTAREESDVDVALVSPFFTGDRFMDRRKIVPLRRKINNNIEPIPFSPEDFAAGGTLVEEIRLHGEEIV from the coding sequence ATGGATTGCCAAAAAGATTGCATAATTCAGGATGTTCGGAAATATATTGCCGTTCTTCGTGAAAACGGAATTTCCGTGGATAAGGCGCTTCTTTTTGGATCTTGGGCCAGAGGCACTGCAAGGGAAGAAAGCGACGTGGATGTGGCTTTGGTTTCGCCATTTTTTACAGGCGATCGATTCATGGACCGACGTAAAATTGTTCCGCTTCGCAGAAAGATTAATAATAATATTGAGCCAATTCCATTCAGCCCCGAGGATTTTGCCGCTGGGGGCACGCTTGTGGAAGAGATCAGACTGCATGGCGAGGAAATTGTGTAA
- a CDS encoding nucleotidyltransferase domain-containing protein, protein MKKRVDAGMNSLSEELIDTLKRIESIALGSFTIDAMYLYGSRARGAARPDSDWDVGVLFSDYLADPVERALRPQELEALLERELKMYGLMSVVDIENVPPPLQWNIINGRRFFDRGVPRVRRVEGAITSRIEKDYSHA, encoded by the coding sequence GTGAAAAAGAGAGTTGATGCAGGGATGAACAGCCTAAGTGAGGAATTGATCGATACCTTGAAGCGTATCGAATCCATCGCCTTGGGCAGCTTCACGATCGATGCCATGTATCTCTACGGCTCCCGGGCCAGGGGCGCGGCTCGTCCAGACAGTGATTGGGATGTTGGAGTCCTGTTTTCCGATTATCTTGCCGATCCGGTCGAAAGGGCTCTGCGCCCGCAAGAGCTGGAGGCCCTGCTGGAACGCGAATTGAAGATGTATGGCCTGATGTCCGTCGTGGACATAGAGAATGTGCCGCCGCCCCTGCAATGGAACATCATCAATGGCCGCAGATTTTTTGACCGGGGAGTCCCGAGAGTGCGTAGAGTCGAAGGGGCGATCACCTCGCGTATCGAAAAGGATTACAGCCATGCGTGA
- the hepT gene encoding type VII toxin-antitoxin system HepT family RNase toxin, with translation MRDELYEHELLGNARRMTRILNSFHDSSESVSETDNLAIQRALQILVESVIGMSRYVAETALGIRVAKSRESLDELRRMGVLDHDTHARLLRIVGFRNILVHDYLNIDDVVVSAIVKKREYAFLMDVLAMLTAYLDSGDDSAGL, from the coding sequence ATGCGTGATGAATTGTACGAACACGAGCTGCTTGGCAATGCCAGGCGGATGACGAGGATTCTTAACAGTTTTCACGATTCGTCGGAGTCGGTTTCGGAAACGGACAACCTGGCGATTCAGCGGGCGCTGCAGATTCTTGTGGAGTCGGTCATCGGCATGTCGCGATATGTGGCCGAGACAGCTTTGGGAATCCGGGTGGCAAAGAGCCGGGAGAGCCTGGATGAATTACGGCGCATGGGCGTGTTGGACCACGATACCCATGCGAGGTTGCTGAGGATCGTGGGCTTTCGAAACATCCTGGTGCACGATTATCTTAACATCGACGACGTTGTGGTCAGCGCCATTGTGAAGAAGCGGGAATACGCTTTTCTTATGGACGTGTTGGCAATGTTGACAGCATATCTGGACTCAGGGGATGATTCTGCGGGTTTATGA
- the gmd gene encoding GDP-mannose 4,6-dehydratase, with product MHKNESERAGAPKKALITGITGQDGAYLAEFLLAKGYEVHGIKRRASLFNTDRVDHLYQDPHEQGRRFFLHYGDLADASNLIRIIQQVQPDEIYNLAAQSHVQVSFETPEYTANVDALGALRMLEAIRILGLEKKTRFYQASTSELYGLVQEVPQTEKTPFYPRSPYACAKLYAYWITVNYREAYGMYACNGILFNHESPLRGETFVTRKITRAMARIYLGLQDCLYLGNLNALRDWGHAKDYVEMQWLMLQQETPDDYVIATGEQHSVRDFVQAAARELGMTIEFSGEGVDEKGVNPANGKTIVAVDSRYFRPTEVETLLGDPSKGKEKLGWKPKISFRELVAEMVRADLEEAKKEELCVRAGFCVNTPQE from the coding sequence ATGCATAAAAACGAATCGGAGCGGGCGGGTGCACCAAAGAAAGCCCTCATCACAGGCATCACTGGCCAGGACGGAGCCTATCTGGCTGAGTTTCTGCTGGCCAAGGGATACGAGGTCCATGGCATCAAGCGCCGAGCTTCGCTTTTCAATACGGATCGGGTAGACCACCTCTATCAGGATCCGCACGAGCAGGGTCGCAGGTTTTTTCTGCATTACGGCGATCTGGCCGATGCCTCGAATTTGATCCGGATAATCCAGCAGGTCCAGCCTGACGAGATTTACAATCTGGCTGCCCAGTCTCATGTGCAGGTTTCCTTTGAAACTCCGGAATACACGGCCAATGTCGACGCCCTGGGGGCGCTGCGCATGCTGGAGGCCATCCGTATTTTGGGGCTGGAGAAGAAGACGCGTTTTTATCAGGCCTCCACATCGGAGCTCTACGGTCTGGTGCAGGAAGTCCCCCAGACCGAGAAGACTCCCTTTTATCCGCGTTCGCCGTACGCCTGCGCCAAACTCTATGCTTACTGGATCACGGTCAATTACCGTGAAGCGTACGGCATGTATGCCTGCAACGGCATCCTCTTCAACCACGAGTCCCCCCTGCGCGGCGAGACCTTCGTCACCCGCAAGATCACCCGGGCCATGGCCAGAATTTACCTCGGCCTGCAGGACTGCCTGTATCTTGGGAACCTGAATGCCCTGCGCGACTGGGGTCATGCCAAGGACTATGTGGAGATGCAGTGGCTCATGCTGCAGCAGGAGACTCCGGATGATTACGTCATCGCCACGGGCGAGCAGCATTCCGTACGCGACTTCGTGCAGGCGGCGGCCAGGGAACTTGGCATGACCATCGAATTTTCCGGCGAAGGCGTGGATGAGAAGGGCGTGAATCCGGCCAATGGCAAGACCATTGTGGCCGTGGACTCGCGCTATTTCAGACCCACCGAGGTGGAGACCCTGCTTGGCGACCCGTCCAAGGGAAAGGAGAAGCTCGGCTGGAAGCCGAAGATCAGCTTCCGGGAGCTGGTCGCCGAAATGGTGCGCGCGGACTTGGAAGAGGCCAAGAAGGAAGAACTGTGCGTGCGGGCGGGATTTTGCGTCAATACTCCGCAGGAGTGA
- a CDS encoding Fic family protein — protein MLRILTERPTGKAEISARLGQKRVSGQLNKVVRALLESGMIECTIPEKPKSRLQKYRIRPV, from the coding sequence GTGCTGCGAATTCTGACGGAAAGGCCCACAGGCAAGGCCGAGATTTCAGCTCGGCTTGGGCAGAAGAGAGTATCGGGGCAGCTCAACAAAGTGGTGCGTGCTTTGCTCGAATCTGGAATGATAGAGTGCACCATCCCCGAGAAGCCCAAGAGTCGCTTGCAAAAATATCGAATCAGGCCAGTATGA
- a CDS encoding GDP-L-fucose synthase family protein, producing the protein MNKTDKILVVGAAGMVGSALVRALLDQGYENILGSINRKVPDFGPTASSRVRLESLDLMDQAAVSAFFEKERPSHVFLAAAKVGGIQANNTYPADFIHANLAIQTNVIHSAYQTGVQRLLFLGSSCIYPRDCPQPIRESYLLTGPLEPTNRPYAVAKIAGIEMCWAYNRQYGTRYLAVMPTNLYGPGDNYDLQTSHVLPALIRKAHEAKVRGDRSFTVWGTGSPRREFLYSDDLAGACVFLMGEAGNAEALFNETEPPLVNIGCGEDVTIAELAGMVAEVVGFKGEIVFDESKPDGTPQKLLDVSRISGMGWRPGVILPEGIGLAYGDFFRD; encoded by the coding sequence ATGAACAAGACAGACAAAATCCTCGTGGTCGGAGCGGCCGGCATGGTCGGCAGCGCCTTGGTGCGTGCCCTTCTGGACCAAGGCTACGAAAATATCCTTGGCTCCATCAACCGCAAGGTGCCGGATTTCGGCCCCACTGCCTCAAGCCGCGTGCGTCTGGAGTCGCTTGATCTCATGGATCAGGCCGCGGTGAGTGCATTTTTCGAAAAGGAACGGCCAAGCCACGTCTTCCTGGCCGCTGCCAAGGTCGGCGGCATCCAAGCCAATAATACGTACCCGGCGGATTTCATCCACGCAAACCTGGCCATCCAGACCAACGTCATCCACAGCGCCTATCAGACTGGCGTGCAACGCCTCCTTTTCCTGGGCTCAAGCTGCATCTATCCTCGGGATTGTCCGCAGCCCATCCGCGAATCCTATCTGTTGACCGGCCCCCTGGAGCCCACTAACCGTCCCTACGCCGTGGCCAAGATCGCGGGTATCGAGATGTGCTGGGCCTACAACCGCCAGTACGGCACCAGATATCTGGCCGTCATGCCCACCAACCTCTACGGCCCGGGCGACAACTACGACCTGCAAACCAGCCACGTCCTGCCCGCCCTGATCCGTAAAGCGCATGAAGCGAAGGTGCGGGGTGACAGGAGTTTTACAGTCTGGGGCACGGGATCGCCGCGTCGTGAATTTCTCTACAGCGACGACCTCGCAGGTGCGTGCGTGTTTCTGATGGGTGAGGCTGGGAATGCCGAAGCGCTATTTAACGAGACCGAACCGCCTTTGGTCAATATCGGGTGTGGCGAGGATGTTACCATCGCCGAACTTGCGGGCATGGTGGCGGAGGTTGTTGGTTTTAAGGGTGAGATTGTGTTTGACGAGAGCAAGCCGGATGGGACGCCGCAGAAGCTCCTCGATGTGTCGAGGATCAGCGGCATGGGTTGGCGGCCGGGTGTTATTTTGCCTGAGGGGATTGGGCTCGCGTATGGGGATTTTTTCAGGGATTGA
- the mntA gene encoding type VII toxin-antitoxin system MntA family adenylyltransferase antitoxin encodes MKTEDMLHTIRQTLTDPDIRLAILFGSQTSGKTHAGSDADVALALNVEMSPYRRGDLSARLSEALGCEVDVADLRTAQGEFLAQIILGGEVAVKRDTSLLAELAIRAMAYREDMRPMLLRALKDKVRRSLNG; translated from the coding sequence ATGAAAACAGAGGACATGTTGCATACGATCAGGCAAACCCTGACAGACCCGGATATTCGGCTGGCCATTTTATTCGGCTCGCAGACATCCGGGAAAACCCATGCAGGTTCGGATGCAGACGTGGCTTTGGCCTTGAACGTTGAGATGTCACCATATCGCCGTGGTGATTTAAGCGCCCGCTTATCGGAAGCGCTGGGGTGCGAGGTCGATGTGGCCGATTTGCGTACTGCGCAGGGGGAATTTCTGGCGCAGATTATCCTGGGCGGGGAAGTCGCGGTGAAGCGGGATACTTCCCTTCTGGCTGAACTGGCCATTCGGGCGATGGCGTACCGGGAAGATATGCGGCCAATGCTGCTCCGGGCGCTCAAGGACAAGGTGAGGAGAAGCCTGAATGGATGA
- the hepT gene encoding type VII toxin-antitoxin system HepT family RNase toxin, whose product MDEMLIFRKMESLGRCVDRIRSKRGFTHEELLRNYDLQDILSVNLQRAVQLSVDIALHILSDFSGTLPDMMGETFIALREHGVISENTANALRRSVGLRNVAVHDYVAVNWQIVHDVVERHVEIFAEYMREVEGWLAGNGARK is encoded by the coding sequence ATGGATGAAATGCTCATTTTTCGAAAAATGGAATCCCTTGGCAGATGCGTGGACAGAATCCGTTCCAAGCGTGGGTTCACGCATGAAGAACTGCTTCGCAATTATGATCTGCAGGATATCTTGAGCGTGAACCTCCAACGCGCGGTGCAACTGAGTGTAGACATCGCCTTGCACATACTCTCCGATTTCTCCGGAACGCTACCAGACATGATGGGGGAGACCTTCATCGCGTTACGCGAACACGGAGTCATTTCAGAAAATACGGCAAACGCCCTTCGCAGAAGCGTCGGCCTGCGTAATGTGGCCGTGCACGATTATGTCGCCGTGAATTGGCAGATTGTTCATGATGTCGTTGAGCGACATGTGGAAATTTTTGCGGAGTATATGCGCGAAGTTGAGGGGTGGCTCGCCGGGAACGGTGCGAGGAAGTGA
- the wecB gene encoding non-hydrolyzing UDP-N-acetylglucosamine 2-epimerase, whose product MKKRILLVFGTRPEAIKMAPLVKELQKHPDTFETVVCVTAQHRQMLDQVLHIFGIVPDYDLDIMQAGQDLYDVTSRVLLGMREVLKSARPDVVLVHGDTSTSTAAALSAFYQQIPVGHVEAGLRTGNIYSPWPEEMNRQITGRLASLHFAPTPLSRKNLLAEGVSPESIHVTGNTVIDALFMVVEQIRKNGLGDDLQADLIRRFPALKPALAGEHSPSSRRLILVTGHRRENFGQGFENICHALAEIATMHPDVDIIYPVHLNPNVQEPVRRILRERLNIYLIDPLDYLPFVFLMSRSFVILTDSGGIQEEAPSLGKPVLVMRETTERPEAVEAGTVKLVGTDIEVIQRNVCDLLNDDAAYKQMTRAINPYGDGKAAGRIASNL is encoded by the coding sequence ATGAAAAAACGCATTCTTCTCGTCTTTGGCACCCGTCCGGAAGCCATTAAAATGGCGCCACTGGTCAAGGAACTTCAAAAGCACCCGGACACGTTCGAGACAGTGGTGTGCGTTACGGCCCAGCATCGGCAAATGCTGGATCAGGTGCTGCATATTTTCGGGATTGTGCCGGATTATGACCTGGACATCATGCAGGCCGGTCAAGATCTCTACGATGTGACTTCCAGGGTTCTGCTGGGCATGCGCGAGGTTCTGAAATCAGCCCGGCCCGATGTGGTCCTGGTACACGGAGATACCTCCACCTCCACGGCAGCGGCATTGTCCGCGTTCTATCAGCAAATTCCGGTGGGGCATGTCGAGGCGGGGTTGCGCACGGGGAACATATACAGCCCGTGGCCGGAAGAGATGAACCGCCAGATAACCGGCCGCCTTGCTTCCTTGCACTTCGCGCCAACCCCTCTCAGCAGGAAAAATTTATTGGCCGAAGGAGTCTCTCCTGAATCCATCCATGTGACGGGCAATACGGTCATCGATGCCCTTTTCATGGTTGTTGAGCAGATCAGGAAGAATGGGCTTGGGGATGATCTCCAAGCGGATCTTATTCGCCGTTTCCCCGCGTTGAAGCCCGCCTTGGCAGGTGAGCATTCGCCGAGTTCCCGTCGACTTATTCTGGTCACAGGGCATCGGCGTGAAAATTTTGGGCAGGGGTTTGAAAACATCTGTCATGCCCTGGCAGAGATTGCGACCATGCATCCAGATGTGGACATTATTTATCCTGTCCACCTCAACCCCAATGTCCAAGAGCCGGTGCGGCGAATTCTCCGTGAGAGATTGAACATATATCTGATTGACCCACTGGATTACCTCCCCTTTGTTTTCCTAATGAGTCGCTCTTTTGTGATTTTAACTGATTCGGGTGGAATTCAAGAGGAGGCACCTTCTTTGGGCAAACCAGTGTTGGTTATGCGCGAGACAACAGAAAGGCCAGAGGCAGTCGAAGCGGGGACAGTAAAGCTTGTGGGGACCGACATCGAGGTAATCCAAAGAAATGTATGTGATTTGCTGAATGATGATGCGGCCTACAAGCAAATGACGCGAGCAATCAATCCCTATGGTGATGGTAAAGCCGCTGGGCGGATTGCTTCGAATTTGTAG
- a CDS encoding polysaccharide pyruvyl transferase family protein translates to MNKVGIVSYYKNINFGSVLQACAMQMIIRKLGYDCEHIRCFFGQNRKQKIIALLANPSQFLKNKFASYFRKITCPEIAVRRNKFHQFVEEFIKESTKIYSPNDVTKTNEIYEVFVCGSDQIWAPNQFNEFFYIDFISEKSRKIAYAPSIGLPLIPDHLKGRMASLISNIGYLSIREKEGSAIIRELTGLDIPVVLDPTLMIDKTEWLAKVKSSIAPKEPYILCLFLGENHQHRQAVETYRNYKGYKIVVIPFRKGDYSWGDICLADAGPLDFIDLVNNAAIVFSDSFHGAAFALNLNKPFGVFMRFAEDHPICQNSRIRNLLSLFSLQKRLVQDKMVIKDMDECINYAAVNTILDKERSKSLKYLESALVDSCSKRKNYVQA, encoded by the coding sequence ATGAATAAAGTTGGAATAGTTTCTTATTACAAAAATATCAATTTCGGATCAGTTTTGCAGGCATGCGCTATGCAAATGATTATCAGAAAACTAGGTTACGATTGCGAACATATTAGATGTTTTTTTGGGCAGAATAGAAAACAGAAAATTATAGCTTTGCTGGCAAATCCGAGCCAGTTTTTAAAAAACAAATTTGCATCATATTTTCGAAAGATAACTTGTCCAGAAATTGCGGTGCGCCGTAATAAATTCCATCAATTTGTTGAAGAATTTATAAAAGAGAGCACTAAAATTTATTCACCAAATGACGTGACTAAGACTAATGAAATTTATGAAGTCTTTGTATGTGGCAGTGATCAAATATGGGCGCCAAACCAATTCAACGAGTTTTTTTACATCGACTTTATTTCAGAGAAGTCGAGAAAAATCGCTTACGCCCCTAGTATCGGACTCCCGTTAATTCCGGATCACCTTAAGGGAAGGATGGCATCATTGATTTCCAATATCGGTTATCTTTCAATCCGTGAAAAGGAAGGTTCGGCTATCATTCGCGAATTGACCGGCCTTGATATTCCCGTGGTCTTAGACCCTACCTTGATGATCGACAAAACAGAGTGGTTGGCAAAGGTTAAAAGTTCAATAGCTCCAAAGGAACCTTATATCTTGTGCCTTTTTCTTGGAGAAAATCATCAACATAGACAAGCTGTCGAAACCTATCGAAACTATAAAGGGTACAAAATCGTTGTTATTCCTTTTCGTAAAGGTGACTATTCATGGGGTGATATATGTCTGGCTGATGCCGGTCCCCTCGATTTTATAGATCTGGTGAATAATGCAGCTATAGTTTTTAGTGATTCATTTCACGGTGCTGCATTTGCATTGAATTTGAATAAGCCTTTTGGAGTATTTATGCGTTTTGCAGAAGATCATCCAATTTGCCAAAATTCTAGAATAAGAAATTTATTAAGTTTATTTTCTCTCCAGAAACGTCTTGTTCAAGACAAGATGGTGATAAAAGACATGGATGAATGTATAAATTATGCTGCTGTGAATACAATATTAGACAAGGAGCGGTCTAAGTCACTAAAATATCTGGAATCTGCACTTGTAGATAGTTGTTCCAAGCGCAAAAATTATGTACAAGCCTAA
- a CDS encoding Coenzyme F420 hydrogenase/dehydrogenase, beta subunit C-terminal domain produces the protein MYKPKILCLTLHECTGCSACSNACPHGYIQLVSNEEGFLYPSVTDQCLGCGLCDNSCPILTKQTEIVPEIDQHAVAAISLDPDIRRASSSGGAFSEICKAYGDQETVVFGARFDGLCVVHSFVIGIENIGPFCKSKYVQSVIGDSFSEAKKFLEKGMKVIFSGTPCQIAGLRAFLGKKFKNLLCIDFICHGVGSPSVFADSLKAIEKKIGKKLVSYSFRNRIQRMGNWHDFVCRYEFEDGEHLLESSDPYQSFFLSQLCLRATCGECCKFRNRNRLSDITISDLKGKFHIFPRMMDHRNFSTIVCNTHKGESVFHDMKSVIKFFPLKMEELEQFNPLFFKTTKSNSSREKFFSAYTNLDNFESLVIQFCKSNIKCKRKINNLLPFHLKRLLKIIYNELLTFKKLYKQKFACLKNISIRSKKAND, from the coding sequence ATGTACAAGCCTAAAATTTTATGTTTAACGCTACATGAATGTACAGGTTGCTCTGCCTGTTCTAATGCTTGTCCTCATGGGTATATTCAACTCGTAAGCAACGAGGAAGGTTTTTTGTATCCATCTGTGACGGATCAATGCTTAGGTTGCGGTTTGTGTGATAATTCCTGCCCCATTCTAACCAAACAGACGGAAATCGTGCCAGAAATTGACCAACACGCAGTGGCGGCCATTTCCCTTGATCCTGATATTCGTAGGGCAAGTTCATCGGGAGGGGCGTTTTCCGAAATATGCAAAGCGTATGGTGATCAAGAAACAGTTGTTTTCGGTGCCCGGTTTGATGGTTTGTGCGTGGTTCACTCCTTTGTAATAGGTATAGAAAATATTGGTCCCTTCTGTAAATCAAAGTATGTGCAAAGCGTGATAGGGGATAGCTTTTCCGAAGCTAAGAAATTTTTAGAAAAAGGGATGAAAGTTATATTCAGCGGTACTCCATGTCAGATCGCTGGTTTGCGAGCATTTTTGGGAAAAAAATTTAAAAATCTTTTATGTATTGATTTCATATGCCACGGTGTAGGAAGCCCTAGCGTTTTTGCAGATTCTTTAAAAGCAATTGAAAAAAAAATTGGAAAAAAGTTAGTTAGCTATTCGTTTCGAAACCGCATTCAACGGATGGGTAATTGGCACGATTTCGTTTGTCGTTATGAATTCGAAGACGGAGAACATCTATTGGAGTCATCTGATCCTTACCAAAGTTTCTTCCTCTCCCAATTGTGTTTGCGAGCAACATGTGGAGAATGTTGTAAATTTCGAAATCGCAACCGATTAAGCGACATCACTATTTCGGATCTTAAAGGAAAATTTCATATTTTCCCGAGAATGATGGATCACCGGAACTTTTCAACAATTGTATGCAACACCCACAAAGGAGAATCTGTTTTTCACGATATGAAATCTGTCATTAAATTTTTTCCGTTGAAGATGGAAGAATTAGAGCAATTTAATCCTCTTTTCTTTAAAACAACAAAATCAAATTCGAGCAGAGAAAAATTTTTTTCCGCTTATACGAATCTAGATAATTTTGAATCTCTAGTGATTCAGTTTTGTAAATCAAATATAAAATGTAAAAGAAAAATTAATAATTTACTTCCTTTTCATTTAAAAAGATTATTAAAAATAATCTATAATGAATTACTGACTTTCAAAAAATTATATAAACAAAAATTCGCTTGTTTGAAAAATATTTCGATCAGGTCTAAAAAAGCGAATGATTAA